A genome region from Nicotiana tabacum cultivar K326 chromosome 13, ASM71507v2, whole genome shotgun sequence includes the following:
- the LOC142168315 gene encoding uncharacterized protein LOC142168315 — MAARKLRPYFQCHPISVVIAYPLRNILHKQELLGRLAKWAIELSEYDIIYQPRTAIKSQVLADFVAEFNTKIIPEVEKELQIFTGANPGTWTLFTDGSSNVKGAGLGIVLIPPSGESIRHAIKCYPITNNEAEYEAVITGLELARELSIEQIMIKSDSQLVVNQMQGTYTAREPRMQQYLEKARELVRQFQSWKIIKIPGKKTQKQMRWLTLLQLQK; from the coding sequence ATGGCagctagaaaattaagaccatattttcaatgccatcctatCTCCGTGGTGATTGCATATCCGTTAaggaatattttgcataaacaagaaTTGTTAGGCAGACTAGCCAAGTGGGcaatagaactaagtgaatatgacattATTTATCAACCTCGAACAGCAATAAAGTCTCAAGTTTTAGCAGATTTCGTCGCAGAgtttaatacaaaaataattcctGAAGTAGAAAAGGAATTGCAAATTTTTACTGGAGCTAATCCAGGTACATGGACTTTATTTACTGACGGCTCTTCAAATGTCAAAGGAGCCGGATTAGGTATTGTCTTAATCCCACCCTCAGGTGAAAGTATAAGACATGCAATTAAATGTTACCCtattactaacaatgaagcagagtatgaagctgtaaTTACAGGTTTGGAACTAGCACGAGAACTCTCTATAGAGCAAATCATGATTAAAAGTGACTCTCAACTGGTAGTCAATCAGATGCAGGGGACTTACACTGCTAGAGAGCCACGAATGCAACAATACTTAGAAAAGGCACGAGAACTGGTTAGGCAATTCCAATCATGGAAGATCATAAAAATACCAGGGAAGAAAACGCAGAAGCAGATGCGTTGGCTAACCTTGCTTCAGTTGCAGAAGTAA